In the Sebastes fasciatus isolate fSebFas1 chromosome 20, fSebFas1.pri, whole genome shotgun sequence genome, one interval contains:
- the g6pc3 gene encoding glucose-6-phosphatase 3, with product MEAVHTQGIWLAESLQQRMIDQEKMWLVVTHIGDPKAAFLLLFPFTYFINKRAGVAVLWVAAISEWLNLVFKWMLFGERPYWWIGESGLFVNKQPNVQQFSSTCETGPGSPSGHAMVTAAVWWVVVSSLGSYLYSRTHSVMISAAPYLLYVVMLVAVGISRIFILAHFPHQVVAGSITGFILGVVLSRRVPEGRPLLFFFSLSFGLLFGTLTLHAGLQQLGIDLSWSIALAKKWCSHAEWIRLDSAPFSSLTRDTGALLGLGLAQYWKPGGWSQPWAPRALSLAISSMGLYHVNRLPLPVRPLGLFYGLFFVKFVIVPQVVIVLVPGLVNLFTHKKKS from the exons ATGGAGGCTGTTCACACTCAGGGCATCTGGCTGGCTGAGAGTCTCCAGCAGAGGATGATAGATCAGGAGAAGATGTGGCTGGTTGTTACTCATATTGGAGATCCTAAAGCAGCCTTCCTGCTCCTCTTTCCTTTCACTTATTTCATCAACAAACGAGCTGGAGTGGCTGTTCTCTGGGTGGCAGCGATATCTGAGTGGTTAAACTTGGTGTTTAAATG GATGCTGTTTGGAGAAAGGCCGTACTGGTGGATAGGTGAATCAGGTCTGTTCGTCAACAAGCAACCCAACGTTCAACAGTTCTCCTCCACCTGTGAGACCGGCCCAG GGAGTCCGTCGGGACATGCGATGGTGACGGCAGCAGTCTGGTGGGTCGTGGTGTCCTCACTGGGGTCATACCTGTACTCACGTACTCACAg TGTGATGATATCAGCCGCTCCCTACCTGCTCTATGTGGTGATGCTGGTGGCAGTTGGAATCTCCAGGATCTTCATCCTCGCCCATTTCCCTCACCAGGTCGTCGCTGGCTCCATTACAG GTTTCATTCTGGGAGTTGTCCTGAGCCGCAGAGTACCTGAAGGTCGCCCCCTGCTGTTCTTCTTCAGCCTCAGCTTCGGCCTGCTGTTCGGTACTCTGACGCTGCACGCTGGACTGCAGCAGCTGGGAATCGACCTCTCCTG GTCTATTGCTTTGGCTAAGAAGTGGTGCAGCCATGCAGAGTGGATTCGTTTGGACTCGGCCCCGTTCTCCTCTCTGACCCGAGACACCGGCGCCCTGCTAGGTTTGGGGCTGGCCCAGTACTGGAAGCCTGGCGGATGGTCTCAGCCGTGGGCTCCGCGGGCTTTGTCTCTGGCCATTTCGTCCATGGGACTGTACCACGTCAATCGTCTGCCGCTCCCGGTCCGACCACTAGGACTCTTCTACGGCCTGTTCTTTGTCAAATTCGTCATAGTGCCTCAGGTCGTCATCGTGCTCGTGCCTGGACTGGTTaacctgttcacacacaaaaagaagagCTAG
- the lsm12b gene encoding protein LSM12 homolog A, which yields MAAPGPGEYFSVGSHVSCLTCLGQRLQGEVVAFDYQSKMLTLKCASSSGKPNLNDVILINLAYVSDVDIINDRTETPPPLASLNVSKLANRARSEKEDKLSQAYAISAGVSVEGQQLFQTIHKTIKDCKWQEKNIIVMDDVVISPPYQVENCKGKEGSALSHVRKIVEKHFRDVESQKTMQRSTAQQTQKDSTLSS from the exons ATGGCGGCTCCTGGACCGGGGGAGTATTTCAGCGTCGGGAGCCATGTCTCTTGCCTCACCTGCCTGGGCCAACGTCTGCAAGGAGAAGTGGTCGCGTTCGACTACCAGTCCAAGATGTTAACTCTGA AATGTGCTTCCTCCAGCGGTAAGCCAAACCTCAACGACGTCATCCTGATCAACTTAGCCTATGTTTCTGATGTGGACATAATTAATGACCGCACTGAGACTCCACCTCCACTAGCATCACTGAATGTTAGCAAG CTTGCCAATCGAGCACGGTCAGAAAAGGAGGACAAGCTGTCCCAAGCCTATGCAATCAGTGCTGGGGTTTCTGTGGAGGGCCAACAGCTATTCCAGACTATTCACAAAAC CATCAAAGACTGTAAATGGCAGGAGAAGAACATTATTGTGATGGACGACGTCGTAATCTCGCCGCCTTACCAGGTTGAGAACTGCAAAGGCAAAGAGGGAAGCGCTTTAAGTCATGTACGCAAAATA gttgagaaacattttagagaCGTGGAAAGTCAGAAGACCATGCAACGTTCAACAGCACAGCAAACACAGAAGGACTCCACTTTATCTTCTTGA